Proteins found in one Neofelis nebulosa isolate mNeoNeb1 chromosome 3, mNeoNeb1.pri, whole genome shotgun sequence genomic segment:
- the DRD5 gene encoding D(1B) dopamine receptor, which produces MLPPGSNRTASRARFRRQQLAQRGSVGGSEGAAPLGAAQVVTAGLLTLLIVWTLLGNVLVCAAIVRSRHLRAKMTNVFIVSLAVSDLFVALLVMPWKAVAEVAGYWPFGAFCDVWVAFDIMCSTASILNLCVISVDRYWAISRPFRYERKMTQRVALIMVGLAWALSILISFIPVQLHWHRDKAGSWGEAPPPSGPANGTPWGEAGEPEARAENCDSSLNRTYAISSSLISFYIPVAIMIVTYTRIYRIAQVQIRRISSLERAAERAQSCRGRAACAPDPSLRASIKKETKVLKTLSVIMGVFVCCWLPFFILNCTVPFCSGRREGPGAGFPCVSETTFDVFVWFGWANSSLNPVIYAFNADFRQVFAQLLGCSHLCSRTQVETVNISNELISYNQDTVFHKEIAAAYIHMIPNAVSPGDGEGDKEEESPFDRMSQISQTSPDGDPAAESVWELDCEGDVSLGKITPFTPNGFQ; this is translated from the coding sequence ATGCTGCCGCCGGGGAGCAACCGCACCGCGTCCCGGGCGCGCTTCAGGCGGCAGCAGCTGGCGCAGCGGGGCTCCGTGGGGGGCTCGGAGGGGGCGGCGCCCCTGGGGGCAGCGCAGGTGGTCACCGCCGGCCTCCTGACCCTGCTCATCGTCTGGACCCTGCTGGGCAACGTGCTGGTGTGCGCGGCCATCGTGCGCAGCCGCCACCTGCGCGCCAAGATGACCAACGTCTTCATCGTGTCCCTGGCTGTGTCCGACCTCTTCGTGGCGCTGCTGGTCATGCCCTGGAAGGCGGTCGCCGAGGTGGCCGGTTACTGGCCCTTTGGGGCCTTCTGCGACGTCTGGGTGGCCTTTGACATCATGTGTTCCACCGCGTCCATCCTGAACCTGTGCGTCATCAGCGTGGACCGCTACTGGGCCATCTCCAGGCCCTTCCGCTATGAGCGCAAGATGACCCAGCGCGTGGCTTTGATCATGGTCGGCCTGGCCTGGGCCTTGTCCATCCTCATCTCCTTCATCCCAGTTCAACTCCACTGGCACAGGGACAAGGCAGGCTCCTGGGGCGAGGCGCCACCGCCATCCGGCCCGGCCAACGGGACGccctggggggaggcaggggagccaGAGGCGAGGGCGGAAAACTGCGACTCCAGCCTGAACCGAACTTACGCCATCTCCTCTTCGCTCATCAGCTTCTACATCCCCGTGGCCATCATGATCGTGACCTACACGCGCATCTACCGCATCGCCCAGGTGCAGATCCGCAGGATCTCCTCGCTGGAGAGGGCCGCCGAGCGCGCGCAGAGCTGCCGCGGCCGCGCAGCCTGTGCGCCCGACCCCAGCCTGCGGGCGTCCATCAAGAAGGAGACCAAAGTCCTCAAGACGCTGTCGGTGATCATGGGGGTCTTCGTGTGCTGCTGGCTGCCCTTCTTCATCCTTAACTGCACGGTCCCCTTCTGCAGCGGCCGCCGCGAGGGTCCTGGGGCCGGCTTCCCCTGCGTCAGCGAGACCACCTTCGACGTCTTCGTCTGGTTCGGCTGGGCCAACTCCTCCCTCAACCCGGTCATCTACGCCTTCAACGCTGACTTCCGGCAGGTGTTTGCGCAGCTGCTGGGGTGCAGTCACCTGTGCTCCCGCACCCAGGTGGAGACGGTGAACATCAGCAACGAACTCATCTCCTACAATCAGGACACCGTCTTCCACAAGGAGATCGCAGCTGCCTACATCCATATGATCCCCAATGCCGTGTCCccgggggacggggagggggacaaggaggaggagagCCCTTTCGATCGAATGTCCCAGATCTCTCAGACGTCCCCGGATGGTGACCCTGCTGCTGAGTCTGTGTGGGAGCTGGACTGCGAGGGAGACGTTTCTTTAGGCAAAATAACGCCCTTCACCCCGAACGGATTCCAGTAG